One window from the genome of Metabacillus flavus encodes:
- a CDS encoding FixH family protein has product MSIIWKWVLAAALIAGAVTGAYFIVQANSEKPAAIKETGHSHQEAVTHASHGSHNSHLNEIQASVKFKDNRIQIKLTDSEGKPFSKLKVNHEKIMHLIVVSKDLKKYHHIHPGKTADGTYEAEQKLSDGNYKAFVDISPENAEYEVKPLGFQIGTSNEDKIPSLQPENSFKMTTGDYMAEMNPKKLKRQEPVTLAFSFNKGEPEPYLGASGHVVILDEKGEKYVHVHPASEKETKFETEFEKPGIYKIWAEFKFEGKVHVFPYTVKVEE; this is encoded by the coding sequence ATGTCGATTATTTGGAAATGGGTCCTGGCAGCAGCTTTAATTGCGGGAGCGGTGACCGGTGCATATTTTATTGTTCAGGCTAATTCAGAAAAGCCTGCTGCAATAAAAGAAACAGGTCACTCTCATCAAGAGGCCGTTACTCATGCCAGTCATGGAAGTCATAACAGCCATTTAAATGAAATCCAGGCATCTGTAAAGTTTAAAGATAATCGTATTCAAATTAAATTAACAGACAGTGAAGGAAAGCCATTCAGTAAACTCAAGGTGAATCACGAAAAAATCATGCACCTAATTGTAGTAAGTAAGGATTTAAAGAAATATCACCATATTCATCCCGGGAAAACGGCAGATGGCACATATGAGGCAGAACAAAAGCTTTCTGACGGAAACTACAAAGCATTCGTGGATATAAGCCCTGAAAATGCGGAGTATGAAGTGAAGCCGCTTGGATTCCAAATCGGTACTTCTAATGAAGATAAAATCCCCTCGCTGCAGCCGGAGAACTCATTTAAAATGACAACAGGGGACTATATGGCTGAGATGAATCCCAAAAAACTGAAAAGACAAGAACCTGTTACGCTTGCATTTTCATTTAACAAAGGGGAGCCGGAACCATACCTTGGCGCTTCAGGACATGTCGTTATTCTGGATGAGAAGGGTGAAAAATACGTGCATGTTCACCCGGCTTCTGAAAAAGAGACAAAGTTTGAAACTGAATTTGAAAAACCGGGAATTTATAAGATTTGGGCAGAATTTAAGTTTGAAGGGAAGGTTCATGTTTTCCCTTATACGGTTAAGGTGGAAGAGTGA
- a CDS encoding heavy metal translocating P-type ATPase has translation MNSQLKETNIGISGMTCAACAVRIEKGLKKMEGIEEAHVNLALERSSIQYDAKTVSLSEIQTKIRELGYEPDGRKAAFSITGMTCAACAARIEKGLNKMDGVYNATVNLAMESASVEYNPAGSGPKEIVSQIEKLGYGAAVKKEDKDAGHRRLKEIQNQQGKFLFSMILSIPLLWAMVSHFSFTSFIYLPDMLMNPWVQLAFATPVQFIAGWQFYKGAYHTLRNKGANMDVLVALGTSAAYFYSLFLTVKSIGIQEHIQGLYFETSAILITLILLGKLFEAQAKGRSSEAIKKLMGLQAKTASVFRDGQEMTVPLEEVAKGDLVFVKPGEKIPVDGEIIEGRTAVDESMLTGESIPADKTAGDAVFGSTINKNGFIKFRADKVGKDTALAQIIKVVEEAQTSKAPIQRLADQISGIFVPIVLGLAFLTFLCWIIWINPGEFPSALEKLIAVLVIACPCALGLATPTSIMAGSGRAAEFGILFKGGEHLEAAHRIDTVLLDKTGTVTNGTPVLTDVNIISENENQVLSIIAAAENQSEHPLAKAITDGIKERGIPLAEVQEFETIPGYGIRSTVNGDKVLIGTRKLMENHGIEISQAIPLMKKLEGDGKTAMLIGINGTYAGLIAVADTIKESSAEAVKRLKDMGVRVVMITGDNERTARSIAAQAGIDEVIAEVLPAEKAAAVKKLQKEGKRVAMVGDGINDAPALASANIGMAIGTGTDVAMEAADITLIRGDLNSIADALFMSRKTIRNIKQNLFWAFGYNIIGIPIAAAGFLAPWLAGAAMAFSSVSVVLNALRLQRLKLK, from the coding sequence ATGAACAGTCAATTGAAGGAAACAAATATCGGAATCAGCGGGATGACATGCGCTGCTTGTGCAGTCCGAATTGAAAAAGGACTGAAGAAAATGGAAGGAATTGAGGAAGCTCATGTGAATCTTGCGCTTGAGCGCTCATCCATTCAATATGATGCAAAGACAGTCAGCCTCTCAGAGATCCAAACAAAAATTAGAGAACTCGGCTATGAACCAGATGGAAGGAAAGCCGCTTTTTCCATTACAGGCATGACCTGTGCAGCCTGCGCAGCGAGGATTGAAAAGGGCTTGAACAAAATGGATGGCGTTTACAATGCAACTGTCAACCTGGCCATGGAAAGTGCATCCGTTGAGTATAATCCTGCCGGTTCAGGGCCTAAAGAAATTGTCAGCCAAATTGAAAAATTAGGATATGGGGCCGCAGTGAAGAAGGAAGATAAGGATGCAGGGCACCGGCGATTAAAAGAGATTCAAAACCAGCAGGGGAAATTCTTGTTTTCTATGATTCTGTCCATTCCGCTGCTTTGGGCAATGGTCAGCCATTTTTCTTTTACATCCTTTATTTATTTGCCGGATATGCTGATGAATCCTTGGGTGCAGCTTGCGTTTGCTACGCCTGTTCAATTTATCGCCGGCTGGCAATTTTATAAAGGCGCTTACCATACATTAAGAAATAAAGGGGCCAATATGGACGTTCTGGTGGCCTTGGGTACTTCCGCAGCTTATTTTTACAGCCTGTTCTTAACGGTTAAATCAATCGGTATACAGGAACATATACAAGGGCTTTATTTTGAAACAAGCGCCATTCTCATTACCCTCATCCTGCTTGGTAAATTATTCGAAGCACAGGCAAAAGGCCGGTCATCCGAAGCAATCAAAAAACTGATGGGGCTGCAGGCCAAAACAGCTTCCGTTTTCCGGGATGGGCAGGAGATGACGGTTCCGCTTGAAGAGGTTGCAAAAGGGGATCTTGTTTTCGTTAAACCAGGAGAAAAAATTCCGGTTGACGGTGAGATTATCGAAGGCCGTACTGCAGTAGATGAGTCCATGCTTACAGGGGAAAGCATTCCTGCAGATAAAACAGCAGGGGATGCAGTATTCGGTTCTACTATAAATAAAAATGGATTTATTAAGTTCCGCGCTGACAAAGTGGGAAAAGACACAGCCCTTGCCCAGATTATTAAAGTGGTGGAAGAGGCTCAAACCTCAAAGGCACCAATTCAGCGTCTGGCTGATCAAATATCAGGAATCTTTGTCCCTATTGTGCTGGGATTGGCATTTCTGACCTTTTTGTGCTGGATTATTTGGATAAACCCCGGGGAATTTCCTTCTGCCCTTGAAAAGCTGATTGCGGTTCTTGTTATTGCCTGTCCCTGTGCTCTGGGTCTCGCGACTCCAACGTCCATTATGGCCGGTTCAGGACGTGCCGCAGAATTCGGAATCTTGTTTAAGGGAGGAGAACATCTGGAAGCAGCGCACCGAATTGATACCGTTTTATTAGATAAGACGGGCACAGTAACGAATGGTACACCTGTTTTGACCGATGTAAACATCATTTCTGAAAATGAAAATCAAGTGCTATCAATCATTGCTGCAGCAGAAAATCAGTCAGAGCACCCGCTGGCGAAAGCCATTACAGATGGAATCAAAGAACGGGGAATTCCCTTAGCAGAGGTTCAGGAATTTGAAACGATTCCAGGGTATGGAATCCGTTCTACTGTTAATGGAGATAAAGTTTTGATTGGAACAAGAAAGCTGATGGAAAACCATGGAATTGAAATCTCTCAGGCGATCCCTTTAATGAAGAAATTAGAAGGCGATGGCAAGACCGCCATGCTGATTGGCATTAACGGTACCTATGCCGGACTGATTGCAGTTGCAGATACCATTAAAGAGAGTTCGGCCGAAGCAGTGAAGAGATTGAAAGACATGGGTGTAAGGGTAGTCATGATTACTGGAGATAACGAGAGAACAGCCAGATCCATTGCGGCTCAGGCAGGAATCGATGAAGTGATTGCAGAGGTATTGCCGGCTGAAAAAGCTGCAGCAGTGAAAAAGCTGCAGAAAGAAGGCAAACGGGTGGCAATGGTGGGAGATGGTATTAACGATGCACCTGCCCTTGCTTCAGCTAATATCGGCATGGCAATCGGCACCGGAACAGATGTCGCGATGGAGGCAGCCGATATCACCCTTATACGAGGGGACTTGAACAGTATTGCGGATGCCTTATTCATGAGCCGGAAAACGATCCGCAATATTAAACAAAACCTGTTTTGGGCATTTGGCTATAACATAATTGGAATTCCTATCGCTGCAGCAGGCTTCCTTGCTCCATGGCTTGCAGGCGCAGCAATGGCATTCAGCTCAGTTTCGGTAGTTCTTAACGCGCTTCGTCTGCAGAGATTGAAGCTAAAATAA
- the copZ gene encoding copper chaperone CopZ has protein sequence MLITTLTVKGMSCEHCVKAVEGSVGKLTGVSSVKVHLNEGKADVNYAPEKVSLEEIIETIDEQGYEAAE, from the coding sequence ATTTTGATTACCACGTTAACGGTCAAAGGAATGAGCTGTGAACATTGCGTAAAAGCAGTTGAAGGCAGCGTAGGAAAGCTTACAGGAGTGTCCTCCGTAAAGGTGCATTTAAATGAAGGAAAAGCTGATGTAAATTATGCACCTGAAAAGGTTAGTCTGGAAGAAATCATTGAAACGATTGATGAACAAGGATATGAAGCAGCAGAATAA
- a CDS encoding metal-sensitive transcriptional regulator — MEEEQIHAVEKEAQHCASSGRKSHHSELMKKNLTSRLNRVEGQVRGIKRLIEEDTYCDDVITQIAATQAALNSVGKLLLEGHMKSCVAERIQAGDEEVLDEVLLTIGKLMKKG, encoded by the coding sequence ATGGAAGAAGAACAAATTCACGCAGTGGAAAAGGAAGCTCAGCACTGTGCAAGCTCCGGCCGGAAAAGCCATCATTCGGAATTAATGAAAAAGAATTTAACTTCCCGTCTTAACCGAGTTGAGGGGCAGGTACGGGGAATTAAAAGACTGATTGAAGAAGATACGTACTGTGATGATGTCATTACTCAAATCGCTGCTACTCAGGCTGCTTTAAATAGTGTAGGAAAGCTATTGCTCGAAGGCCATATGAAATCGTGTGTAGCAGAACGGATCCAGGCAGGGGACGAAGAGGTCCTGGATGAAGTGCTGTTAACCATTGGAAAGCTTATGAAAAAAGGATAA
- a CDS encoding NAD(P)/FAD-dependent oxidoreductase, translated as MKRFIIIGAGILGASTAYHLVKKGAEVVIIDRLDEGQATGAAAGIVCPWLSQRRNQAWYKLAKSGARYYPELIAELEADGEKDTGYAKVGAISIHPDEEKIAAMEKRALKRKEVAPEIGELTRMNPSQISDLFPPLGDKYYGLHVSGAARVDGRGIRDALLNAAKKRGAKVISGDASLLHQDDTVTGAIVNGHSYLSDQVIVCAGAWASSLLKPLGISFQVHFQKAQIVHLELPGEQTEQWPVVMPPGTQYILAFDHGRIVAGATHENTDVFDSRLTAGGIHEVLSKAAETAPGLSHGRFLEGRVGFRPFTEDFLPVIGAVPKWKGLLAANGLGSSGLTMGPFLGSQLANLALDEHLEIDLQLYSLNKTMKSEGSESLE; from the coding sequence ATGAAGAGATTTATCATAATAGGGGCTGGCATTTTAGGTGCTTCCACCGCATATCACTTAGTTAAAAAAGGAGCAGAGGTTGTCATTATTGACCGGCTCGATGAAGGTCAGGCAACAGGTGCCGCTGCTGGTATTGTATGTCCTTGGCTTTCACAGCGCAGAAATCAGGCATGGTACAAACTTGCCAAAAGCGGTGCCCGCTATTACCCGGAGCTGATTGCCGAGCTTGAAGCCGATGGTGAAAAAGATACAGGCTATGCAAAAGTCGGCGCAATCAGCATCCATCCCGATGAAGAAAAAATAGCGGCGATGGAAAAACGGGCGCTGAAGCGAAAAGAGGTTGCCCCTGAAATTGGGGAGCTGACGAGGATGAACCCATCGCAAATTTCGGACCTCTTCCCTCCTCTTGGAGATAAATATTATGGCCTCCATGTAAGCGGCGCTGCCAGAGTGGACGGGCGCGGAATACGGGATGCTTTGCTGAACGCGGCAAAGAAACGCGGTGCCAAAGTAATTTCAGGTGATGCATCCTTATTGCATCAAGATGACACCGTTACCGGAGCGATCGTAAATGGACATTCCTATTTATCTGATCAGGTGATTGTATGTGCGGGAGCCTGGGCCTCCTCTTTGTTAAAACCATTAGGCATATCCTTTCAGGTCCATTTTCAAAAAGCACAAATTGTCCACTTGGAGCTTCCGGGAGAGCAGACTGAACAATGGCCGGTAGTTATGCCGCCCGGCACTCAATATATTCTTGCTTTTGATCATGGTCGAATTGTGGCAGGTGCCACTCACGAAAATACCGATGTTTTTGATTCCCGTTTAACGGCAGGCGGCATTCATGAAGTTCTCAGCAAGGCAGCGGAAACCGCTCCCGGATTAAGCCATGGCCGCTTTCTTGAAGGCCGGGTTGGTTTCCGGCCCTTTACGGAAGACTTCCTGCCGGTTATAGGAGCCGTGCCTAAATGGAAAGGCCTGCTAGCCGCAAATGGATTAGGTTCTTCTGGTTTGACGATGGGTCCATTCCTTGGTTCACAGCTTGCTAATCTGGCACTTGATGAACATCTTGAAATTGATTTGCAGCTCTATTCTCTAAATAAAACGATGAAAAGTGAAGGAAGTGAAAGTCTTGAGTAA
- a CDS encoding MogA/MoaB family molybdenum cofactor biosynthesis protein, whose protein sequence is MIYRRRVQIYVHRHNQSISVQTAILTVSDTRTKENDISGAAIREFLEANGHHVEDYTIVDDDVYSIRNAVTGWCERSANQAIIITGGTGFSPRDVTYEAVSDLFHKEMTGFGELFRNLSYEEIGAKAMFSRAAAGSINGRAVYVLPGSENAVKLGMSKLILPSIQHFTEELNRL, encoded by the coding sequence GTGATTTACAGAAGGAGAGTGCAGATTTACGTGCATAGGCATAATCAGTCTATTTCGGTGCAAACGGCCATTTTGACCGTAAGCGATACTCGTACTAAAGAAAATGACATAAGCGGAGCAGCCATCCGGGAATTTTTAGAGGCGAATGGGCATCATGTTGAGGATTATACAATTGTTGATGACGATGTTTACTCGATCCGTAATGCTGTGACGGGCTGGTGCGAACGTTCAGCCAACCAGGCTATTATCATCACAGGGGGAACTGGATTCAGCCCAAGAGATGTTACATATGAAGCAGTATCAGATTTGTTTCACAAGGAAATGACAGGATTTGGGGAATTATTCAGGAATCTGAGCTACGAAGAAATCGGTGCAAAGGCAATGTTCAGCAGAGCTGCCGCTGGAAGCATAAACGGCCGTGCTGTATATGTATTGCCCGGATCAGAAAACGCAGTAAAGCTCGGAATGTCAAAGCTCATTCTTCCATCCATTCAGCACTTCACAGAGGAGTTAAACCGTCTATGA
- the mobA gene encoding molybdenum cofactor guanylyltransferase, which translates to MKMAGVVLAGGRSSRFGKPKMFELHNGKPFYEHSLDALKQNHLSPLVISTNEVLVQQFKRQDVRLIVEEESSSYQGPLYAIHNVMSRMDDPDWFFILSCDIPFVTAEFVDEMIGFAGDSEADAVVPVQGGRIQPLMALYHKRTIENLEKMLAADEHKLEHLLNDLHVLTIPFPEDDPAFININHARDWNTDY; encoded by the coding sequence ATGAAAATGGCTGGCGTAGTTCTTGCAGGCGGCAGGTCTTCAAGATTCGGAAAACCAAAAATGTTCGAGCTGCATAATGGAAAACCGTTTTATGAACATAGTTTGGATGCATTAAAACAAAATCATCTCTCCCCATTAGTAATTTCTACTAATGAAGTGCTTGTCCAGCAATTCAAGCGCCAGGATGTAAGGCTCATTGTTGAAGAAGAGTCTTCTTCCTATCAAGGGCCCTTGTATGCCATCCATAATGTAATGAGCCGTATGGACGACCCGGACTGGTTTTTCATCCTGTCATGCGATATCCCTTTTGTCACGGCAGAATTTGTAGATGAAATGATTGGTTTTGCGGGCGATTCCGAAGCAGATGCGGTCGTACCTGTCCAGGGCGGACGCATTCAGCCGTTAATGGCCCTTTATCATAAGCGGACCATTGAAAATCTGGAAAAAATGCTGGCAGCTGATGAACATAAGCTGGAGCATCTTTTAAATGATTTGCATGTATTAACGATTCCATTTCCTGAGGATGACCCTGCTTTCATCAATATTAATCATGCCAGGGACTGGAACACTGATTATTAG
- the moaC gene encoding cyclic pyranopterin monophosphate synthase MoaC: MSSFTHWNESGRPKMVDISDKDSSSRTASAQAVITLSAELYEAIQAGSIKKGDPLQVAQIAGIMGAKKTAEIIPMCHPIQLQGTDFDFQYMKSKEGYELIMQAEVKCDGKTGVEMEALTAVSIAALTFYDMCKAVDKSMVIKETSLLKKTGGKSGDYIRS, translated from the coding sequence ATGAGTTCTTTCACTCATTGGAACGAATCAGGAAGACCGAAAATGGTGGATATATCTGATAAGGACAGTTCAAGCCGCACGGCTTCCGCTCAAGCTGTCATCACTTTATCCGCCGAGCTCTATGAAGCGATACAAGCTGGATCCATAAAAAAAGGCGATCCGCTGCAAGTGGCTCAGATTGCCGGAATTATGGGAGCAAAGAAAACAGCGGAGATTATTCCGATGTGCCACCCTATTCAGCTTCAGGGCACCGACTTTGACTTTCAGTATATGAAAAGCAAGGAAGGCTATGAGCTGATTATGCAGGCAGAAGTAAAGTGCGACGGTAAAACGGGCGTTGAAATGGAAGCCTTGACCGCGGTATCCATTGCTGCACTGACTTTCTATGATATGTGCAAAGCGGTTGATAAAAGCATGGTGATTAAGGAAACCTCCCTTCTGAAAAAAACAGGTGGAAAGAGCGGCGATTATATCCGCTCTTGA
- a CDS encoding TIGR02206 family membrane protein gives MNLFGNNQEDFPFAMFGSSHIAALAVLLVLLIILYGFKSVLKEKKMKPLEIGLAITLVAIELLYHVWLIVNNNWEVRHALPLELCNISFIMTGLLLLTGSRLVYEILLFIGLMGASQALLTPVLSIDFPHFRFFHFFYTHTWIIAVPLYYTWVKGYRPTIYSVIKTVVFLNILLPVVLLVNHYTGGNYMFLDHKPTSGSLLDLLGPYPWYILSLEGIAAGMGVVLWLIFREKTGVGENRVEARSFD, from the coding sequence ATGAATCTATTCGGAAACAATCAGGAGGATTTTCCTTTTGCTATGTTCGGCAGCAGTCATATTGCTGCTTTGGCTGTGCTTCTCGTTTTATTGATTATTTTGTATGGTTTTAAATCAGTACTTAAAGAAAAAAAGATGAAACCCTTAGAGATTGGCTTAGCTATCACCTTAGTTGCAATTGAACTTCTTTATCACGTTTGGCTGATTGTTAATAACAATTGGGAAGTAAGACATGCACTGCCGCTCGAGCTTTGCAATATCAGTTTTATTATGACTGGATTGCTGCTGCTTACAGGGAGCCGTCTTGTGTACGAGATCCTGCTGTTTATCGGATTAATGGGAGCGTCTCAGGCATTGCTGACTCCGGTGCTCTCAATCGATTTTCCGCATTTCCGCTTTTTTCATTTTTTCTATACACATACCTGGATTATAGCCGTTCCGCTCTACTATACATGGGTGAAGGGGTATCGTCCTACGATTTACTCGGTTATAAAAACGGTTGTATTTCTAAATATCCTGCTTCCGGTTGTTCTTTTGGTAAACCACTATACGGGAGGAAATTACATGTTCCTTGATCATAAGCCTACAAGCGGAAGTTTGCTTGACCTGCTTGGACCCTACCCTTGGTATATTCTTTCACTCGAAGGAATTGCCGCAGGTATGGGAGTGGTGCTTTGGCTGATTTTCAGGGAAAAAACGGGAGTAGGGGAAAATCGGGTGGAGGCAAGATCATTCGATTAG
- a CDS encoding bifunctional transcriptional activator/DNA repair enzyme AdaA codes for MNEQELFEAIYETILNRTAKYDGQYYIGITSTKIFCRPSCRSRTPKRKNVRVYRSIQEAIDAGFRACKRCKPEVSGKHGPDAEMAERVKQLIHHQYKEALTLNAMAQQLAISPYHLLRVFKRVTGLTPSKYLMTHRISEAKKLLLADQKAIAQVAAETGFSNPPHFSSVFKKMAGCSPHEYREKTAEEGERLK; via the coding sequence GTGAATGAACAAGAACTATTTGAAGCAATCTATGAAACCATTTTAAACCGAACGGCAAAATACGATGGCCAATACTATATCGGAATCACCTCAACCAAAATCTTCTGCCGGCCATCCTGCCGGTCGAGGACACCGAAAAGGAAAAATGTGAGGGTGTACAGAAGCATCCAGGAAGCAATAGATGCAGGCTTCCGGGCATGCAAACGGTGCAAGCCCGAGGTATCAGGAAAGCATGGACCAGATGCAGAAATGGCTGAAAGAGTAAAGCAGCTCATTCACCATCAATATAAAGAAGCATTAACATTAAACGCCATGGCCCAGCAATTAGCCATAAGTCCATATCATCTCCTGCGTGTATTTAAACGGGTCACAGGATTGACCCCTTCCAAATACTTGATGACTCACAGAATAAGCGAGGCTAAAAAGCTATTACTGGCAGATCAAAAAGCCATCGCTCAAGTTGCAGCTGAGACAGGATTTTCAAATCCCCCGCATTTTTCATCTGTGTTTAAAAAGATGGCAGGCTGCTCCCCTCACGAATATAGAGAAAAAACGGCTGAAGAAGGTGAACGGTTAAAATGA
- a CDS encoding methylated-DNA--[protein]-cysteine S-methyltransferase translates to MTEIVPVYWSQFSHETFNPLPFYIAATDYGICRLTWPGESFEVLENWVALKIPGSKLEHNPKETAVYIQELMEYLNGERKVFQFPIDLYGTSFQKAIWNALLNIPYGAVRSYSQLAEAAGNKKAVRAAGTANGANPVPIAVPCHRVIGSNNTLTGFRGGLHMKEHLLRLEDYHDFSIKGHARFQF, encoded by the coding sequence ATGACAGAAATCGTGCCTGTTTACTGGAGTCAATTTTCACATGAAACTTTCAACCCTCTCCCTTTCTATATCGCAGCGACCGACTATGGAATTTGCAGGCTGACATGGCCGGGGGAATCATTTGAAGTTTTGGAAAACTGGGTTGCTTTAAAAATTCCGGGTTCAAAATTAGAACATAACCCAAAAGAAACAGCTGTCTACATTCAAGAGCTTATGGAATATTTAAACGGGGAGCGAAAAGTATTTCAGTTTCCTATAGATTTATACGGAACCTCTTTTCAAAAGGCTATATGGAATGCATTGTTAAACATTCCTTATGGAGCTGTCCGCAGCTATTCCCAGCTTGCAGAAGCTGCCGGAAATAAAAAGGCAGTCCGGGCAGCCGGAACAGCAAATGGCGCTAATCCCGTTCCGATCGCAGTGCCCTGCCATCGAGTGATTGGCTCCAATAATACCTTAACAGGATTCAGGGGCGGACTCCATATGAAAGAACACCTTCTCCGATTGGAGGATTATCATGACTTCAGCATCAAAGGACATGCACGTTTTCAATTTTAG
- a CDS encoding DNA-3-methyladenine glycosylase family protein codes for MTSASKDMHVFNFSTASESMIIQVPKLFSCKEALHYLTRSPQECLHQVVDGEIYKVLVIDRHKILVRIKESGHSFLELKIVDGSDKSEIMHRKAAEYTAEWLDLTTDLEPFYQIANNDPILGSLTQKFEGLRIIGVPDLFEALTWAVIGQQINLAFAYTLKKRLVEAYGEKHVWAEKAFWTFPAPETIASLSAENLRELQFTEKKAEYVIGIAKLIADGKITKENLLRVRNVKSIEEKLLSIRGIGPWTAHYCMMRCLRISSSFPFGDAALNKALQNAGFKEGKLTRDEMEEIFSPWAPWEAYAVFYFWKSLS; via the coding sequence ATGACTTCAGCATCAAAGGACATGCACGTTTTCAATTTTAGCACCGCGTCTGAATCCATGATCATCCAGGTCCCGAAACTTTTCAGCTGCAAAGAAGCCCTTCATTATTTAACTAGATCTCCTCAAGAATGCCTTCATCAAGTTGTTGACGGAGAAATCTATAAGGTTCTCGTTATAGACCGGCATAAAATTCTTGTGAGGATAAAGGAGAGCGGACATTCTTTTCTTGAGCTTAAAATAGTGGACGGTTCAGATAAAAGCGAGATCATGCATCGTAAAGCTGCCGAATATACGGCCGAGTGGCTGGATCTCACTACAGATCTCGAACCTTTTTATCAGATAGCAAATAACGATCCAATTCTTGGTTCTCTCACTCAAAAATTTGAGGGCCTTCGGATAATTGGGGTTCCTGATTTGTTCGAAGCATTGACCTGGGCAGTCATCGGACAGCAAATCAATCTGGCTTTTGCTTATACACTGAAGAAAAGATTGGTTGAAGCATACGGTGAGAAGCATGTATGGGCTGAAAAGGCTTTTTGGACCTTTCCTGCTCCGGAAACCATAGCTTCTCTTTCCGCAGAAAACCTGCGGGAGCTTCAATTTACAGAAAAAAAAGCAGAGTATGTGATCGGGATCGCCAAACTGATTGCAGACGGAAAGATAACGAAAGAAAACCTTTTGAGAGTTCGGAATGTAAAGTCAATAGAAGAAAAACTTTTGTCCATCCGGGGGATCGGTCCATGGACAGCTCACTATTGTATGATGAGATGCCTCAGGATTTCCTCGAGTTTTCCCTTTGGTGATGCGGCTTTAAATAAAGCCTTGCAGAATGCGGGCTTTAAAGAAGGAAAACTAACGAGAGATGAAATGGAAGAGATATTTTCACCATGGGCACCATGGGAGGCTTATGCTGTTTTCTATTTTTGGAAGAGTTTGTCATAA
- a CDS encoding LLM class flavin-dependent oxidoreductase gives MKLSILDQSPLSSGKTPKEALEASLRLAQAGERLGYKRYWIAEHHDFSGLTSSAPEVMLGFIGGHTRSIRLGAGAILLPHYKPYKIAETFNLLSTLFTDRIDLGIGRSPGGSAEAASALSGNFLNNVKQFPDTFKELLHFLRNDFPDDHMYSAVKPSPVPPSPPQVHVLGTSSKSALLAAANGTGYVFGQFMGSKEPAIVRQYKEAFMPSSHLPAPKVILAAAAICAETAEDAEKIAYSSQVWHLMLAKGEGKKGVPSFEEAHAYILTADEEEMLKKIKSQQIVGTPSAVKKKLEKLAIEYGAGEVMIISITHKEEDKIRSYELIANEFSQ, from the coding sequence ATGAAACTCAGCATACTGGATCAATCTCCTTTATCATCAGGCAAAACGCCAAAAGAAGCTCTTGAAGCTTCTCTTCGTCTTGCACAAGCTGGAGAAAGGCTCGGGTATAAAAGATATTGGATTGCAGAACATCATGACTTTTCCGGTCTTACAAGTTCAGCTCCGGAAGTGATGCTTGGATTTATAGGAGGCCATACCCGAAGCATCCGTCTTGGAGCGGGTGCAATTCTTCTGCCCCATTATAAGCCATATAAAATAGCAGAGACTTTTAATCTCCTTTCTACCCTTTTTACGGATCGGATTGATCTTGGAATTGGCAGGTCCCCCGGAGGATCCGCTGAAGCAGCCAGCGCCCTGTCCGGAAATTTTCTTAATAATGTGAAACAATTCCCTGATACATTCAAAGAACTGCTTCATTTTCTAAGAAATGATTTTCCGGATGATCATATGTACTCGGCCGTTAAACCCTCCCCGGTTCCTCCCTCTCCTCCTCAGGTTCATGTATTGGGGACGAGCAGCAAAAGCGCTTTGCTTGCGGCGGCGAATGGAACGGGATATGTATTCGGGCAGTTTATGGGAAGCAAGGAGCCAGCGATTGTACGTCAATATAAAGAGGCGTTCATGCCAAGCTCTCATCTTCCCGCTCCAAAAGTCATCCTCGCTGCTGCGGCAATATGCGCTGAAACAGCCGAAGATGCCGAAAAAATTGCTTACAGCAGCCAAGTCTGGCATCTCATGCTTGCAAAAGGAGAAGGAAAAAAGGGAGTACCTTCATTTGAGGAAGCCCATGCTTATATCCTTACAGCAGATGAAGAGGAAATGCTGAAGAAAATTAAATCGCAGCAGATCGTAGGTACCCCTTCTGCAGTCAAGAAAAAACTTGAGAAGCTGGCTATTGAATATGGAGCAGGCGAAGTGATGATAATATCCATCACCCATAAAGAGGAAGATAAAATTCGTTCTTATGAGCTTATTGCCAACGAATTTTCCCAATAA